In a genomic window of Wyeomyia smithii strain HCP4-BCI-WySm-NY-G18 chromosome 1, ASM2978416v1, whole genome shotgun sequence:
- the LOC129718829 gene encoding nuclear pore complex protein Nup107 codes for MSQLERSLLLLDESNIRSKCGLLRGKDRDLRGSPTVMATEDLSVTAMDYDMSLTVGPQDIRSFMLDQSQRQPNLSESRLSFAGSQFSVNGVNVRSKTDALFGQFLEVLQRRTSESEVFETVDDLIETLDEALNEIDKFASQVAIGKERKFVAEESWLTVERDTWKLLFALYKDRLIVQKEDNEMDDLPLVNSERAIIEHLYASNANLREYQLIVDWLEQTALEQNRMQIGHFTDRTIAWENTLHQLQNVGHTAFGSSREIVKSLDPDAPAREQRPLHDLDVEDQARLSRQIFQEVRFGRIEEAQNLCEHCGQPWRAAILEGWRLHHDPNFEPWTGASAGGTLTTGMKQAIEGNPRRDLWKMFAWKMAQNLKVDEYSRAMIGAFCGHLDSMLNVLAEYSWADVLWAYLKVQIDIRVESEIRSHCIKSYLPMPERYWNSKMSLEQIFEELEAHKNVRIKATARDVDRVIQKYLILDDIPELMRQIDGWLSDVTFTLTTQMIRFLAHLVLFVRQIGKQCQEDIGDRVIKRYVECLIKHGDPQLVAFYTAALPADLQLLMYSNFLETISETQQRKRALEEAYNFGLDVPAITIYTVEKIRNREDDSDDVKPQEGDITLLDQSKISSLEWLIFYPDQRGELLWQTNAMVRTFLAKRNIEAARKAFSVVPADTIQQIINNYGSKDDLPHREECSIKEYLCHQTYLAAIDGYNDWVEYYYNMKPKPPQLVKSSNFTERVASEHREQSYRMDLERWHSQLQDQTVMTRDLLYNILLFPEKGWLIDPDCTNEDPEGSKEEEWRHRRIQMDNLRKLCIPDVVLLLHQIFTQSGRFAESLQLADVISSEQRQLYTVYSKHKLAEIMSRIAESSLGLMNEKQDPFVGDELKKK; via the exons ATGAGTCAATTGGAACGGTCTTTACTATTACTGGATGAGTCTAACATCCGGTCCAAGTGTGGCCTGCTGCGCGGTAAAGACCGGGATCTTCGTGGCAGCCCAACTGTAATGGCGACTGAAGACTTGTCCGTCACCGCAATGGATTACGACATGTCACTTACTGTTGGACCACAGGATATTCGGAGCTTCATGCTAGACCAATCGCAACGGCAACCAAATCTATCTGAAAGTCGCCTCAGCTTCGCCGGCAGTCAGTTTAGCGTGAATGGTGTAAATGTGCGTTCCAAAACAGATGCTCTATTCGGGCAGTTTTTGGAAGTGCTACAGCGACGAACAAGCGAGTCTGAAGTTTTTGAAACAGTAGACGACTTGATTGAAACACTAGATGAGGCTCTCAACGAAATTGATAAGTTTGCTTCTCAGGTTGCTATTGGAAAGGAGAGAAAATTTGTGGCTGAGGAATCGTGGTTGACTGTAGAACGCGACACCTGGAAATTGCTTTTCGCACTTTACAAAGATCGGCTAATAGTTCAGAAAGAAGATAATGAAATGGATGACTTGCCATTAGTGAACAGTGAACGAGCCATTATAGAGCATTTATATGCGTCCAATGCGAATCTGAGAGAGTATCAGCTAATTGTGGATTGGTTGGAGCAAACTGCACTTGAGCAAAACAGAATGCAGATAGGACATTTCACGGATCGAACAATTGCCTGGGAAAACACACTACACCAACTGCAGAATGTTGGTCATACGGCTTTCGGAAGCTCTCGAGAGATCGTGAAAAGTCTAGATCCAGACGCACCAGCTCGGGAACAACGTCCTTTGCACGATTTGGATGTTGAAGACCAAGCAAGATTGTCGCGGCAAATATTCCAAGAAGTTCGTTTCGGGAGAATTGAAGAGGCACAGAATTTGTGCGAGCACTGTGGTCAGCCTTGGCGTGCAGCAATACTAGAAGGTTGGCGTCTTCACCATGATCCTAATTTCGAACCTTGGACTGGTGCTTCCGCTGGTGGCACATTGACTACTGGAATGAAGCAAGCAATTGAGGGAAATCCACGGAGAGATTTGTGGAAAATGTTCGCCTGGAAAATGGCACAAAACCTAAAGGTTGATGAATATAGCCGGGCGATGATCGGAGCATTTTGTGGCCACTTAGATTCGATGCTTAATGTACTAGCAGAATATAGCTGGGCTGACGTTCTGTGGGCTTACTTGAAG GTTCAAATTGATATCAGAGTTGAAAGTGAAATTCGGTCCCATTGCATAAAAAGTTATCTTCCAATGCCTGAGCGTTACTGGAATAGCAAAATGTCCTTGGAGCAAATCTTCGAGGAATTGGAGGCGCACAAAAATGTTCGAATCAAGGCTACAGCTCGCGACGTTGATCGCGTCATTCAGAAGTATCTAATTTTGGACGACATTCCGGAGCTTATGCGTCAGATTGACGGCTGGCTATCGGATGTGACTTTCACATTAACGACTCAAATGATACGCTTTCTGGCTCATTTAGTTTTATTTGTGAGGCAAATCGGTAAGCAGTGCCAGGAGGATATCGGCGATAGAGTTATCAAACGGTACGTGGAATGTTTGATCAAACACGGAGACCCCCAATTGGTAGCATTCTATACGGCCGCATTACCAGCAGACTTGCAATTGCTTATGTACTCTAACTTTTTGGAAACTATCAGCGAAACCCAACAACGCAAACGCGCTCTAGAAGAGGCGTATAATTTTGGTTTGGATGTGCCAGCAATTACAATTTACACCGTTGAAAAAATAAGAAACCGAGAAGATGATTCTGACGATGTAAAACCCCAGGAAG GTGACATCACGTTGTTAGATCAGTCCAAAATCTCATCACTGGAGTGGCTTATTTTCTATCCTGATCAGCGGGGAGAGTTACTTTGGCAAACGAACGCGATGGTGCGAACTTTTCTTGCCAAACGAAACATTGAAGCTGCTCGTAAAGCATTCAGTGTCGTCCCGGCGGACACCATCCAACAGATTATCAATAATTACGGCTCAAAGGATGACCTACCCCACCGGGAAGAATGCAGCATTAAGGAATACCTGTGTCATCAGACCTACCTGGCGGCAATCGACGGTTACAACGATTGGGTAGAATATTACTACAACATGAAACCGAAGCCGCCTCAGTTGGTCAAATCAAGCAACTTTACCGAACGTGTTGCATCTGAACATCGCGAACAGTCCTACCGGATGGATCTGGAACGCTGGCATAGCCAGCTGCAGGACCAAACGGTTATGACACGCGATTTGTTGTACAACATTCTACTCTTTCCCGAGAAGGGATGGCTAATCGATCCGGATTGCACTAACGAGGACCCGGAAGGATCAAAGGAAGAAGAGTGGCGCCACCGGCGAATTCAAATGGATAATCTGAGGAAACTTTGCATACCGGACGTAGTTCTGCTACTGCATCAGATTTTTACCCAGTCCGGACGATTCGCTGAAAGTTTGCAGTTGGCAGACGTTATTAGTTCGGAACAACGCCAATTGTACACTGTCTATTCCAAGCACAAGCTAGCCGAGATAATGAGCAGAATCGCGGAATCTTCACTAGGGTTGATGAACGAGAAGCAGGATCCGTTCGTTGGCGACGAATTGAAAAAGAAGTAA